CGCGTTTCCTTCCGCGTTGACGTTAAGGACGCGTCCTCGGAGACGTTTTGCGCCCCGTTCTTGGAGCGCCGTCAGCGTTCGTTCGAACAACTCCGAGCCGATCCCACGACCGCGGTCAGCGGGTGCGACGTGAAGCCAGTGGATGTCGCCGTAGGTGCCGACTGTGCTCTCGGTGAACCCGACGACGTCGTCGTCTCGAACGGCGACCAGAACGAGGCGGTCCGACCGCTCGAGTGCGGCCGTGGACGCTTCGTCGCCGTGCCACTGTGTAACTGCTTCGTCGATTATCGCCGGACTGAGCGCATACGACGCCTGCAGCGATTGCCGTGCTACTTCCGTGATCTCATCCTGATCGGTGGCGTTCGCTTCACGGATCTCCATGCGCTATCGTGTGCGATGGCAACATATGTAAATCTTAGCCCCGGGACCCCCGCCTTCGGCGTGACGGTCCACTGAGGATCGGCGAGAGCTGTGGCTGGACGTGCCCGTAAGCGGGCACGACGTCGAATGCCGTTACGCGTGCGTTTCGAGGTAAGAGCCGAAGAGTTCCTGTTCGTCCGGCCGCTTTGCATCCTCGATGACGCGGGAGATCGTCGTCGTCTGGATGAAGTGTTCGTAGTTTACGTTTCCGTCGAGCTGGTTTCCAGCCCACGTGCCACCTCCCTCAGAGAGTGTGTTCGGGAGGCCGTTTTTGTGCCAGCCGCCGTTCGCGAACGCGTGGGGCTGGTTGACGATGACGCGGGCGACGTTCACCTCGTCGCCGACTTTCCGTACGTGATCGTCGTTTTCGGTGTGGATCCCACACGAGTGGCCGGCACCCTCGAACGAGAGGATCCGTTTGGTCGTCTCGATCGCCTCCTCGAGGTCGGGGACCTCGAAGACGTTCAGGACGACGGCGAGTTTTTCGCCCGACAGCGGGTACTCCGGTCCGATACCGGTTCCTTCGGTGATGAAGAAATCCGCCGCTTTCGCCTCGGGGTTCTCGAGTCCGGCGGCCTCGGCGATCACGTCCGCCGGTTGTGCGACGAGGTCGGTGTCGAGCGAGCCGTGTCCCTCGGGAAACAGCGCGTCCCGGATCTTCCGACGTTCGGTCTCGTTGCACACGTATCCGCCCTCGTTCTGCAGGGCGTCGACGAGATCGTCGTAGACTTCCTCGACGATCGCTGCGTTGTTGTCGGACGAGCAACTGGTCGCGTGATCGACTGTCTTGCTCTTGTGGAGCCGTTTCGCGACCGTTTCGACGTCGGCGGTGCTGTCGACGATCGCCACTGCGTTGCCTTCACCGACGCAGTAGTTCGGAGTGCCAGAGGACTCGCCTCTCGCCACGTTCGCAGAGGAGCCGGTGACCTGGAGGAGGTCGACCTGATCCATCAACTCGTAGGCTTTGCTCTTGGTGGCCGGCCGGGGGACCATCTGGACGAGGTCTGTGGGCGCTCCGACCTTCTCCAGTTCGTCGTGAATGTACTCGACGACCAACTCGCAGACTTTCTCGCCGCGGGGCGACGGAGACAGGATGATCGCGTTACGTCCTTTCAGCGCCATCATCGCGAGAGCGGTCGGGGTCGTCCCTGGATGGGTCGAGGGAACGACGGCGCCGACGACGCCGACCGGTTTGGCGATCTCCGTGAGCTTTTGCTCCTCGTCGACGTCGATGACGCCGACCGACGGCTCGCCGAGGGTGTCCTCGAGTACGCCGAGAATTTTGCGTCGTTTCTTCTGGATCTTGTCCTCGACCTTGCCGAGCTCGCTCTCCTCGACAGCGACCTCCGACAGGTGGACGGCGTGGTCTTCCTGGTAGATCGCCCAGCCGACGGCCCGAACGAGCTCGTCGACCTCTTTTTGGCTGTAATCACTGATCTCCGCCATGGCGTCACGGCCACGGTCGATCAGATCGGCGACGATACCACTGGCATCTGATTCGACTGGGGATGACTGCGCGTCGACTCCCATAGTGTTCCTCACGTCCGTATCGTAGCATATAATGGTAATGGATAGGGAGTTCGAGTCAGTATAATGAATATAATGTGGTTGGAATCCCCGTCAGGAAAAAGCGAGGCCGACCGGTAGAGACGATCGGTCACCATCCCTGGTACTGGACGACGGATAGCCTGCTATAGTCGCCGCCGGGAGTCGTTGTACGCCTCCCCACGACGGCCGAATCGGCGGGACATCGCCGATTTCGACCGCTTCGATGCGGAGAGCGGATAAATCGTTTCAGTCGGTACTATACCACGAGGTGCGAGTCGTAACTCGTCTCCCGTATCGTCGGCGACTACTCGTCGATCCCAGCCATATCCTCGTATACGGTAACGACGGCGGAGAAGTCCAGGTCGCCGCGGTCTTTCTCCTCGAGCGATTTGAACAGTTCGTGGTTGAGCGAGGAAAGCGGGATCGGTGCTCCATACTCTTCGCCATCGTCGACCGCGATGCGAAGATCCTTGTACATGTACGAGCCGAAAAAGCCCGGCTCCATGTCGCGGTCGATCATCCCCTCGGCGCGGGTCTCGAGCGCCCACGTCTGCGCTGCACCGCCTTCGATCGCGTCGACGAGTTTCTCCTGTGAGATACCGGCTTTCTCGGCGAACACGAGTGCTTCCGAGAGACTCGTCACTTCCGCTGCAGCGATCATGTTGTTACAGATCTTCGCGACCTGTCCCGCTCCCGTCTCTCCGACCCGTGTTACCTGCCCGCCGATCGTCTCGAACAACTCCCGGTACTCCTCGACGAGGTGTTCGTCGCCACCGATCATGATCCGCATCCACGCCTCTCGCGCGCCCTGTTCGGACCCGCTGACCGGCGCGTCGATGGTTCGAATCCCCTCCTCGGCGAGGTCGGCAGCGACGTCACGGATCGCACCGGGGCCGATCGTACTCATGTCGATCAGCACCAGTCCTTCCGCTGCGCCCTCGACCAGTCCGTCCGGTCCGAGTGCGACCTCTCGGACGTGTTCTCCCCTCGGCAAGAACGTGATGACGGCGTCGCTCGCCTCGGCGACGTCGGCCGGCGTCTCTCTCGACTCGGCACCGTACTCCTCGAGTTCGACGACTGGATCCGACTGGATGTCGCTGACGACGACGTCGTACCCGGCGTCGACGAGATTTTTTGCGGCCGGTTTACCCATGATTCCAAGTCCGATAAAGCCGATTCTCCGTTTCGAACTCATGCGTACCCACACTCACCGGAAGCCGTTAAAAAATTTAGCCTGATGACCTGACAATGCATCGAATCGACGATCGGATCGACTCCGAAGTGAGGCCTCGTCTCTCCTCTCGCTATTTTTGCGCTACTACCAACATTTTTAGTGATGGTTGGTGATTTGCAGGTGCATGGCACACCCAACGCCAGCGAATGGAACCAGACTCGTCGTTTCACCTGGACAGGTCGTGCTCGGAACGGGCGCAATCGAGGAGGTCGGCGAGTACGCCGATCTGTACGGAAACCGGGCGCTGCTGGTCGCGACCGAACAGATCGACGAGATCCACGGTGATCGAGTTCGAGAACAGCTATCGGCAGCGGGTATCGAGACCGTCTCGTACACGGACGTTCGGCCCGATCCGACGGTCGAGAACATCGAGGCCGCCTACGACGTCTGGCAACGAGACGAGTGTGACGTGATCGTCACCCTCGGCGGCGGGTCGTCGATCGACGCCGGAAAAGGCGTCGGCATTCTCGCCACAAACGACGGCCACATCCGCGACTTCGGCGTCGACAGGGCGGGCTACGAGGGCGTCCCGAATCCGACGCCGCCGCTCATCGCAGTCAACACCACTGCTGGCACTGGCAGTGAAGCGACCCGTTCTGTCGTCGTCTCCGACGAGAGCACCGACACGAAGTTCCTCATCGTCTCGAAGAACGTCGTGCCGGACGTGGCAGTCGAGGACCCGGAGCTGACGCGTTCGTTACCACAGAGTCACACGGCGTTCACCGGTATCGACGCGCTCACTCACGCGATCGAAGCCTACGTCTCGGTCAAGTCCTACGGCGTTCCACAGGACTTCGCACGGGGTGCGATCCGCCGAATCGGCCGCTGGTTACCCGTCGCGTGGGCGAACGGCGACGATATCGAGGCGCGAACGGAGATGATGATCGGCCAGTTACAGGCCGGCCAGGCGTTCACGAACTCCTCGGTCGCGCTCGTCCACGGGATGGCACGACCCCTCGGCGCACAGTTGCACCTCCCCCACGGGCTCGCGAACGCCATCCTTCTCCCGTACGTGATGGAGTTCTCGGCGATGGCCGCGCCAGAGGAGTACGCCGAAATCGCCCGGTTACTCGAGGCCGCAGAACCCGGCGACACCGATCGCGAGGCTGCGGACAGGGCGAGCGAGGCCGTCCACCAGCTGTGTGCGGACGTCGGCCTCACGTCGTACCTGGACGACTACGGCGAGATCCCGTCCCGGGAGGAGTACCTCGACGTCGTTGGAAAGATGGCTCAGGACGCGATCGACTCGGGGTCGCCCGACAACAACCCCCGAAAGCCAACGCGCGAGGAACTCGAGGAGCTGTTCGTCACGGTGTACGACAACGCCCTCGCACCCGACAGTCCGCGTCGTGCCTGATTCTCGCCGGGGATTCGTTCTCACAGATTCGTTCGTCGTTTCGACGGCGCATGTCGTGCGCTCTGGGCACGGTAACCATCGAGTCCGTCCCGAACACGGTGGCCATCGAGTCCGTTCGAATCAAAATCGGAAGAAAAAGACCGGTACTGGCGCGGCGTCAGATTACTCGTCCTGATCGGCCCACGCGAGGAACAGTTCCTCTTTCGAGGTCAACCCCTCGTCCGGGAGCGCGTGCTCGACGACGTAGCTACTCGCCTCGTGTTCGTTGTCCCACATTGCCTGGTGGGCGTCCGGGAGGTCCTCCCAGTCGACGACCGCCGGGTCGGTGAGGTCGACCTCTCCGGCGTCGATCGCCTCGTTGAGCTGTTCGACCTCGTAGGCGTTGCTCAGATGCGTCCCGAGGATCTCCGCAGTCGGCATCAGGACGTCACGCTGGCGCATCCAGACCTGCGGTGCGTACATCGAGTAGCGGTTGTCCTCGAGGTTCTCGCTGTAGACCACGTTGCCGGTGTGTGGCTTGGTGAGCATGGTACTCACGAAGAGCGCGTCGTGGTCGGCCCGGTCGAAGACGACGTCGGGGTAACCACGCGGGTTCTTCGGGGTTCGGAGGTGTTCGCCGACGGCCCTGCCGAGCGGCTTGAACACTTCGTCGGTGAACTGCTGGACCACGCGGCGGAACTTCTCGGGATCGTCCTGTGCGTTCGGCAGATCTGGAAGCGTCTCCGGCCAGCGGAACTCCTCCTCGCGACGTTTCAGGTCCTCGAGACTGACCGTCCCCTCGACGGCGTCCCCGTAGCCGAGCGACTCGACGAACTCCTGCTGTTCGTCGGTGTAGGTGACGACCGCGATCCGCCCGCCGGCCTCGCGGGCGTCCTCGATAGCGCGCAGGCCGACCTCGTCGACGACGCCGTCGGGGCCGGTGTCGGTTCCGTAGTAGACGAGCACGCCGTCACCGGCGCGGACGTCGGCTCGCTCGTACATCACCGCCGGCGTCGACGTGCCGGGCTTGCCGAGGAAGGTCAGGTAGTAGCCGGTCGAGGCACCGTAGAACGTGAGTTTGCCGCCCTCCTCGAGCATCTGGAACGTCCGCGGGAACGAGAGTTCGCCGGCGTGGCTCACGGCGTAGTCGGCGCGGCGGCCGTCGTGGTGGTCCTCGAAGGCTTCGACGAACTCGCGGCCCGCCTCTTTCCACTCGTCCCACTTCTCGGGCTCTCGCGGGATGCGTCCCCAGATGTCGTCGTAGGGATCGTCGGTTCGGTCGATCGCGTCGGCACCGAGCGTCTCGATGCGTTCGGCTCGTTCCTCGCTGGA
Above is a genomic segment from Natribaculum luteum containing:
- a CDS encoding iron-containing alcohol dehydrogenase translates to MAHPTPANGTRLVVSPGQVVLGTGAIEEVGEYADLYGNRALLVATEQIDEIHGDRVREQLSAAGIETVSYTDVRPDPTVENIEAAYDVWQRDECDVIVTLGGGSSIDAGKGVGILATNDGHIRDFGVDRAGYEGVPNPTPPLIAVNTTAGTGSEATRSVVVSDESTDTKFLIVSKNVVPDVAVEDPELTRSLPQSHTAFTGIDALTHAIEAYVSVKSYGVPQDFARGAIRRIGRWLPVAWANGDDIEARTEMMIGQLQAGQAFTNSSVALVHGMARPLGAQLHLPHGLANAILLPYVMEFSAMAAPEEYAEIARLLEAAEPGDTDREAADRASEAVHQLCADVGLTSYLDDYGEIPSREEYLDVVGKMAQDAIDSGSPDNNPRKPTREELEELFVTVYDNALAPDSPRRA
- a CDS encoding aldehyde dehydrogenase family protein, whose product is MGVDAQSSPVESDASGIVADLIDRGRDAMAEISDYSQKEVDELVRAVGWAIYQEDHAVHLSEVAVEESELGKVEDKIQKKRRKILGVLEDTLGEPSVGVIDVDEEQKLTEIAKPVGVVGAVVPSTHPGTTPTALAMMALKGRNAIILSPSPRGEKVCELVVEYIHDELEKVGAPTDLVQMVPRPATKSKAYELMDQVDLLQVTGSSANVARGESSGTPNYCVGEGNAVAIVDSTADVETVAKRLHKSKTVDHATSCSSDNNAAIVEEVYDDLVDALQNEGGYVCNETERRKIRDALFPEGHGSLDTDLVAQPADVIAEAAGLENPEAKAADFFITEGTGIGPEYPLSGEKLAVVLNVFEVPDLEEAIETTKRILSFEGAGHSCGIHTENDDHVRKVGDEVNVARVIVNQPHAFANGGWHKNGLPNTLSEGGGTWAGNQLDGNVNYEHFIQTTTISRVIEDAKRPDEQELFGSYLETHA
- a CDS encoding GNAT family N-acetyltransferase; the protein is MEIREANATDQDEITEVARQSLQASYALSPAIIDEAVTQWHGDEASTAALERSDRLVLVAVRDDDVVGFTESTVGTYGDIHWLHVAPADRGRGIGSELFERTLTALQERGAKRLRGRVLNVNAEGNAFYERHGLRRVDARQVNVGGRSFVENIYAKMADAKRETVTTQAGEQLYVAPDHDLGSNGVFQAVYTDPERTEQYGYYCARCDGLATAMDAMGRLECADCGNVSKPARWDAAYL
- a CDS encoding NAD(P)-dependent oxidoreductase, translating into MSSKRRIGFIGLGIMGKPAAKNLVDAGYDVVVSDIQSDPVVELEEYGAESRETPADVAEASDAVITFLPRGEHVREVALGPDGLVEGAAEGLVLIDMSTIGPGAIRDVAADLAEEGIRTIDAPVSGSEQGAREAWMRIMIGGDEHLVEEYRELFETIGGQVTRVGETGAGQVAKICNNMIAAAEVTSLSEALVFAEKAGISQEKLVDAIEGGAAQTWALETRAEGMIDRDMEPGFFGSYMYKDLRIAVDDGEEYGAPIPLSSLNHELFKSLEEKDRGDLDFSAVVTVYEDMAGIDE